A DNA window from Bdellovibrio sp. BCCA contains the following coding sequences:
- the coaE gene encoding dephospho-CoA kinase (Dephospho-CoA kinase (CoaE) performs the final step in coenzyme A biosynthesis.) encodes MKWIGLTGGIACGKSTVSRMLREHSIPVIDADEIAKEVVKSGSPGLKSVINAFGSDFLLEDGSLDRRKLGQHVFGHPELLHRLEGILHPLVREETRRRRRLLEGMNEALAVYDVPLLFETKAQDQFDGIIVVSCTKGQQRERLQRRNKWTDDEIEMRIASQIPIQFKEQEADFVLHNNRDEQHLLKEVDRLLAWLENQKKET; translated from the coding sequence ATGAAATGGATAGGACTGACCGGAGGTATAGCTTGTGGCAAGAGCACCGTGAGCCGTATGCTTAGAGAACATTCCATTCCTGTCATTGATGCCGATGAAATTGCCAAAGAAGTCGTGAAATCAGGATCTCCTGGACTTAAGTCTGTCATCAACGCTTTCGGAAGCGACTTCCTTTTGGAAGATGGATCGTTGGATCGTCGCAAATTAGGACAACATGTTTTCGGTCATCCGGAACTTTTGCATCGCTTGGAAGGGATTCTTCATCCGTTGGTGCGCGAAGAAACGCGCCGTCGCCGTCGTCTGCTTGAGGGCATGAATGAGGCTTTGGCTGTTTACGATGTGCCTCTGCTTTTTGAAACCAAAGCTCAAGATCAGTTTGATGGAATCATTGTTGTGAGTTGTACAAAAGGGCAACAACGGGAACGTCTGCAACGTCGTAACAAATGGACCGACGATGAAATCGAGATGCGAATTGCCTCGCAAATTCCCATTCAATTTAAAGAGCAAGAAGCTGATTTTGTTTTGCACAACAATCGCGATGAGCAACATCTTTTAAAAGAAGTCGATCGTTTGCTGGCGTGGCTTGAGAATCAGAAAAAAGAAACTTAA
- a CDS encoding serine/threonine-protein kinase, whose product MSQPVEQFGKYILLERLAAGGMAEVYLSKSTGAVGVNKFVAIKRILPQYSDHQEFIEMFKEEAKIAVNLNHGNVVSIYDFGVERSQFFLVMEYVEGRNLRQILNELKKSNTQFIIEQIVYMMKEVAAGLDHAHRCIDGTTGKPLNIVHRDMSPQNIMVSFEGEVKIIDFGIAKAETQLEATKAGTLKGKYGYMSPEQADGQAIDPRTDIFSLGIVLWELLANDRLFTSNSEAAILRKIRECQVPSIRKINPSVPPELERIVNKALAKDKSLRYQTAAALHRDLNRFLNTQYPEFSPHDFSVFMKNAFSAAFLEQRRKLVEFAKIQGNNPEDKTVVTQTDLRGNSAPRPPAAAPTAAEASDDDKLNLDTSTDIRVNLDNLKPPPRPTGAAPANTHTNTNITQTRTQATGTFASGNNTMTRTPSGGYAGTRPAIPKSASSASSIENITGMAMKAVIGLILMIGGWWVFNNFVSKKSPNKAPTAVGMAPVTSGGENQASNNNGIQQTDLSATSPEYTVTLYSNPDRARVVIDGVDTGEFTPARKTVKANTPFSLRLVKEGYTDLVTTITPTYEAYSFTGTMQRLPRVASVIINIVNGGANPELRIAGVPVNIKPSGDAYLIQAEVGVKIQARNKTTGLSAETTVTVPADQRKILDLYLK is encoded by the coding sequence ATGTCTCAGCCCGTAGAGCAGTTTGGTAAGTACATTCTTCTAGAGCGTCTCGCTGCAGGCGGCATGGCCGAAGTGTACCTGTCTAAGTCAACGGGAGCGGTTGGCGTCAATAAGTTTGTCGCTATCAAACGCATCCTCCCCCAATATTCCGATCATCAAGAATTTATTGAGATGTTTAAAGAAGAGGCAAAGATCGCCGTGAACCTGAATCACGGAAACGTTGTCTCAATTTACGATTTCGGTGTGGAAAGAAGCCAGTTCTTCCTTGTCATGGAATACGTGGAAGGAAGAAATCTTCGCCAAATTCTCAATGAGCTTAAAAAGTCCAACACACAATTCATCATCGAACAGATCGTTTACATGATGAAAGAAGTGGCTGCCGGACTTGATCACGCTCACCGCTGCATCGACGGCACAACGGGAAAACCTTTGAACATCGTTCACCGTGACATGAGTCCACAAAACATCATGGTCAGTTTTGAAGGTGAAGTAAAAATCATCGACTTCGGTATCGCTAAAGCAGAAACACAGCTCGAAGCTACAAAAGCCGGAACTCTTAAAGGAAAATACGGCTACATGAGTCCCGAGCAAGCAGACGGGCAAGCCATTGACCCACGCACGGATATTTTCTCTTTAGGTATCGTTCTTTGGGAGCTTTTGGCCAATGACCGTCTTTTCACTTCCAATAGTGAAGCGGCGATCTTAAGAAAAATTCGTGAGTGCCAAGTTCCTTCCATCCGTAAGATCAATCCTTCCGTTCCTCCGGAATTGGAAAGAATTGTTAATAAAGCTTTGGCAAAAGATAAGAGCCTTCGCTACCAAACAGCGGCGGCCTTGCACCGTGATTTGAATCGTTTCTTGAATACGCAATACCCTGAATTTTCTCCTCACGATTTCAGCGTTTTCATGAAGAACGCATTTTCTGCGGCCTTCCTTGAACAACGCCGCAAGCTTGTTGAGTTCGCGAAAATCCAAGGAAACAATCCGGAAGATAAAACCGTTGTGACACAGACGGATCTTCGCGGCAACTCGGCACCTCGTCCTCCAGCAGCAGCCCCCACAGCCGCAGAAGCCAGTGATGATGATAAATTAAATCTAGATACTTCCACAGATATTCGTGTGAACTTGGATAATTTAAAGCCACCTCCACGTCCAACGGGAGCGGCTCCAGCCAACACTCATACGAATACCAATATCACGCAAACTCGCACGCAAGCTACGGGAACATTTGCCTCTGGCAACAACACGATGACTCGCACTCCTTCTGGGGGATATGCGGGAACTCGCCCGGCTATTCCGAAGTCAGCGTCCTCAGCATCGTCGATAGAAAATATCACGGGCATGGCGATGAAAGCTGTGATCGGCTTGATCCTTATGATCGGAGGCTGGTGGGTATTTAATAATTTTGTTTCGAAAAAATCTCCTAACAAAGCACCGACCGCTGTCGGTATGGCGCCAGTGACTTCCGGTGGAGAAAACCAAGCCAGCAACAACAACGGTATTCAACAAACGGATTTGTCTGCGACATCTCCTGAATACACCGTCACGCTTTACAGTAATCCAGACCGTGCCCGCGTTGTTATTGATGGCGTAGATACAGGTGAATTTACTCCCGCGCGTAAAACTGTGAAAGCAAACACACCATTTAGCCTTCGTCTTGTTAAAGAAGGTTACACGGATTTAGTGACAACAATCACTCCGACTTATGAAGCTTACTCATTCACAGGAACGATGCAAAGACTTCCTCGTGTGGCTTCCGTCATCATCAATATTGTGAATGGTGGAGCTAATCCTGAACTTCGCATCGCCGGAGTTCCTGTTAACATCAAACCTTCCGGAGATGCTTATCTCATCCAAGCGGAAGTCGGTGTTAAGATTCAAGCACGCAATAAAACCACAGGACTTTCAGCAGAAACCACTGTCACAGTTCCTGCGGATCAACGAAAAATTTTAGACTTGTATTTGAAGTAA
- a CDS encoding AMP-dependent synthetase/ligase, producing MTKPTTLGHSILSMRGRNPNHTAVKFKTNGSWTSKTWPEYYQDVENVGSALLSMGIKEGDRVAIMANTRYEWSVMDLAIFGIKAITVPIYQNNTAEDVEYILNNCQARVLVCETRGPLKIFETVKDKCPTIEKLVVFENTCPNPDAITWDRVHKMGQDYLVKHPDQYRRTCETIVASDTATILYTSGTTGRPKGVVLTHLQAFSEVSEAFPFCGAKEEDVSLSFLPYAHILGRIEHWGHLYIGFTMAYAESLEKIRGNLTEIRPTIMVSVPRIFEKIYAAIWAQVQTQPLKMKVFNWALSIGKKVGEYKMSGQILPLDLLVKYEMARKLVLGKITEAFGGRLRFAISGGAPISKDIALFFHSAGILILEGYGLTETTAAITVNTPFNYRFGSVGRPIGEVQLKIAEDGEILVKSDKVMKEYYQNPEATKEAFTDGWFHTGDIGEILPSGDLKITDRKKDLIKTAGGKYVAPQRLEGLLKLSPYIAHVHIHGDQKKYIVALLTMDRPSVEQLAKEKNVSYSDWNSLVNSSFVQDIARKAVADANAQLASYESIKKYLVLPNEFTIEGGELTPSLKVKRKVLDQKFKDKIEELYV from the coding sequence ATGACGAAGCCCACCACTTTGGGACATTCTATTCTCAGCATGCGCGGTCGCAATCCCAATCACACCGCTGTGAAATTTAAAACCAATGGTTCGTGGACTTCAAAAACTTGGCCCGAGTATTACCAAGATGTAGAAAATGTCGGGTCTGCCCTTCTGTCCATGGGGATCAAAGAAGGCGATAGAGTTGCGATCATGGCGAATACACGTTACGAGTGGTCAGTCATGGATCTTGCGATCTTCGGTATCAAAGCGATCACCGTTCCTATTTATCAGAACAACACGGCCGAAGATGTTGAATATATTTTAAATAACTGTCAGGCACGCGTTTTGGTTTGTGAAACTCGCGGCCCTTTGAAAATTTTCGAAACTGTTAAAGACAAATGCCCGACGATTGAAAAGTTGGTGGTCTTCGAAAACACTTGCCCTAATCCTGACGCAATCACTTGGGATCGTGTGCACAAGATGGGACAAGACTATTTGGTCAAACATCCCGATCAATATCGTAGAACTTGCGAAACCATCGTAGCTTCCGACACGGCAACGATTCTTTATACATCCGGAACAACCGGAAGGCCGAAGGGCGTGGTTCTTACTCACCTTCAGGCTTTCAGTGAAGTTTCAGAGGCCTTTCCCTTCTGTGGTGCCAAAGAAGAAGACGTTTCACTGAGCTTCCTTCCCTATGCTCATATTTTGGGCCGTATCGAACACTGGGGTCATTTGTATATCGGCTTTACAATGGCGTATGCTGAAAGCTTAGAAAAGATTCGGGGCAATCTTACTGAAATTCGTCCAACTATCATGGTTTCCGTTCCGCGTATTTTTGAAAAAATCTATGCGGCTATTTGGGCGCAAGTACAAACACAGCCATTGAAGATGAAAGTCTTTAATTGGGCTCTTTCCATTGGTAAAAAAGTCGGCGAATACAAAATGAGCGGACAGATTCTGCCTTTGGATCTTTTGGTAAAATACGAAATGGCTCGCAAGCTGGTTTTAGGAAAAATCACGGAAGCTTTTGGTGGTCGTTTGCGTTTTGCTATTAGCGGTGGTGCTCCGATTTCAAAAGACATCGCTTTGTTCTTTCACTCTGCAGGAATTTTAATTCTGGAAGGTTATGGCCTGACAGAAACAACCGCGGCGATCACCGTGAATACACCTTTTAACTATCGCTTTGGCAGCGTCGGTCGTCCGATTGGCGAAGTGCAATTAAAAATTGCCGAAGACGGAGAAATCTTAGTTAAAAGCGACAAGGTGATGAAGGAATACTATCAAAACCCGGAAGCCACGAAAGAAGCTTTCACAGACGGTTGGTTTCATACCGGCGATATCGGTGAAATTCTTCCCAGTGGTGATTTAAAAATCACGGATCGTAAAAAGGATTTGATTAAAACGGCCGGTGGTAAATACGTAGCACCTCAGCGCCTTGAAGGCTTGTTAAAACTTTCTCCATATATCGCGCATGTGCATATCCATGGCGATCAGAAGAAATACATCGTGGCCTTGCTGACGATGGACCGCCCTTCCGTTGAACAATTGGCGAAAGAAAAAAATGTCAGCTACAGCGATTGGAATTCTTTGGTGAATTCTTCTTTTGTGCAAGATATTGCCCGCAAAGCCGTCGCTGATGCCAATGCGCAACTGGCAAGTTACGAAAGCATTAAAAAGTATTTGGTTCTTCCCAATGAATTCACGATTGAAGGCGGGGAACTTACTCCTTCTTTGAAAGTGAAGCGCAAAGTGTTGGATCAAAAATTTAAGGATAAAATCGAAGAATTGTATGTTTAA
- a CDS encoding AMP-binding protein → MNCVELFTQKAKEHPERTAIWLSPTEQISFAELLHHGGKAQVTLRKMNLKAGDSLLLLETLTPQLYAIICAALGMGVSVILVEPWMPVTDIEHVINLVKPKLFVTRWWGYPWGLRVSSIRHIPRWMHVTSLFKEPTSDFKAESVDPQIPGIITFTTGTTGKPKGVRRNQGYLIDQYHALDHSLGLSKHEGPDMTLFANFALANLAAGRTSVIVNPKWKKSQLEHIFALPKEQQPVTLTTGPAFLLELFKYQNVLPELKSIHVGGALTDTWIFKEAFKRWPESQFQHLYGSSEAEPVAHADARKAVSFSEGKGYFQTLFVGHPASDIQSKFEDTGLWVTGPHVCPEYIGNAEENKKNKRRDSEGHVWHSMGDRIVSDEKGWWYSGRSQQSLEDFELEQQVYAFLKSSKAFLHKTRTGLCLVGENLIGKELDIKKTFPVIQAVHEAKIIRDRRHRARIDRLQSLKKAGLHDL, encoded by the coding sequence ATGAATTGTGTCGAGCTCTTCACGCAAAAGGCAAAAGAACATCCCGAGCGGACGGCCATTTGGCTTTCTCCGACGGAGCAGATTTCTTTTGCCGAGCTTCTGCACCACGGCGGTAAAGCCCAAGTCACTTTGCGAAAAATGAATCTCAAAGCCGGAGATTCACTGCTGCTTCTGGAAACTTTGACTCCCCAACTTTATGCGATCATTTGTGCTGCCTTAGGCATGGGAGTTTCGGTCATCCTGGTCGAGCCGTGGATGCCAGTCACAGATATTGAACACGTTATTAATCTGGTAAAACCAAAACTTTTTGTGACTCGTTGGTGGGGATATCCCTGGGGCCTTCGCGTTTCTTCCATTCGCCATATTCCCCGCTGGATGCACGTAACAAGTCTTTTTAAAGAGCCGACTTCTGATTTCAAAGCGGAATCCGTCGATCCGCAGATTCCTGGGATTATCACTTTCACAACGGGAACTACGGGAAAACCCAAAGGCGTGCGCCGCAATCAAGGCTACCTCATTGACCAATATCATGCTCTCGATCATTCCCTTGGACTTTCAAAACATGAAGGACCCGATATGACTTTATTTGCTAACTTTGCTTTAGCGAATCTGGCAGCGGGCCGCACCTCGGTGATTGTAAATCCGAAGTGGAAGAAGAGCCAGCTTGAACACATCTTTGCCCTTCCCAAAGAGCAGCAACCTGTGACCCTGACAACGGGCCCTGCATTTTTGTTAGAGCTTTTCAAATATCAAAATGTTTTACCAGAGCTTAAATCCATTCATGTCGGTGGAGCACTGACGGACACATGGATTTTTAAAGAGGCTTTCAAACGTTGGCCCGAGTCTCAGTTTCAGCATCTTTACGGAAGCAGTGAAGCTGAACCCGTCGCTCACGCAGATGCACGTAAAGCTGTTTCTTTTTCTGAAGGGAAAGGATATTTCCAAACGCTTTTCGTCGGTCATCCGGCATCTGATATTCAATCAAAATTTGAAGACACAGGCCTTTGGGTGACAGGCCCTCATGTTTGCCCTGAATACATTGGCAATGCGGAAGAAAACAAAAAGAACAAGCGTAGAGACTCAGAAGGACATGTTTGGCATTCAATGGGTGACCGTATTGTCTCTGATGAAAAAGGCTGGTGGTACTCCGGCCGAAGTCAGCAATCTTTGGAAGATTTTGAACTTGAGCAACAAGTCTACGCATTTTTAAAATCCAGCAAAGCGTTTCTTCATAAAACTCGAACCGGTCTTTGCTTAGTCGGAGAAAATTTGATTGGCAAAGAATTGGATATTAAAAAAACATTCCCGGTCATTCAAGCCGTGCACGAAGCTAAAATTATTCGCGACAGAAGACACCGTGCCCGTATTGACCGTTTACAAAGTTTAAAAAAGGCAGGTCTTCATGACCTTTAA
- a CDS encoding cytochrome P450, with protein MSKVPGPSFLEFAANTHKLIWNRLEYLEETHRKYGEIVKLPFGVRTSYIIFHPDLFQQVLVSHHKKYWKGRTFEKASGYLGKGLATSEGEEWLTQRRKMNPHLHREALSGLSELMVHNVDKMLDRWDEKRKKGELIEATTEFQRLAMEIVARALLGSQVPEKEINDIIEAFKYALQFTVDRTLNPLDISESLPLPSNIKFKKAMEFLDSVVYRMIREERQRENPSGTLLSMLVYAEDPETGARMTDKQLRDEVLTMFLGGTDTSGNTMSWTLYNLFAHQDIYQKAVAEVDTALQGRSPGFMDLQNLNYIKRVIEETLRLYPQNYIMSRDNLEEDVIGGYTIPKDSTVFLGVWVAHRRGDFWENAMTFNPDRFLPENLKGRHQQVYIPFGGGPRKCIGFQFAFMEMTFAMSRIVQRYKFEITNFSQIKPKPTWSLWPGPTMDIKITPR; from the coding sequence ATGAGCAAAGTACCAGGACCTTCATTTTTAGAATTTGCGGCGAACACTCACAAACTTATCTGGAATCGCCTGGAGTATCTTGAAGAAACTCACCGCAAGTACGGCGAGATCGTCAAGCTTCCCTTTGGTGTGCGCACGAGCTACATCATTTTTCACCCTGATTTGTTTCAGCAGGTTTTGGTAAGCCACCACAAAAAGTACTGGAAAGGTCGCACCTTTGAAAAAGCCAGCGGCTATCTTGGAAAAGGTCTTGCTACCAGTGAAGGCGAAGAATGGCTGACACAACGTCGTAAAATGAATCCGCATTTACATCGCGAAGCCTTAAGCGGACTTTCGGAACTGATGGTTCACAACGTCGATAAAATGCTGGATCGTTGGGATGAAAAAAGAAAAAAAGGCGAACTGATTGAAGCCACCACAGAATTCCAACGACTTGCGATGGAAATCGTGGCTCGCGCTCTTTTAGGTTCTCAAGTTCCTGAAAAAGAAATCAATGACATCATTGAGGCTTTCAAATACGCACTTCAATTCACTGTCGATCGTACTCTGAATCCCTTGGATATTTCCGAATCTTTGCCTTTGCCTTCCAATATTAAATTTAAAAAGGCCATGGAATTCTTAGACAGCGTCGTTTACCGCATGATTCGCGAAGAACGACAAAGAGAAAATCCCTCAGGCACTTTGCTTTCAATGCTTGTCTATGCTGAAGATCCTGAAACAGGCGCAAGAATGACCGACAAACAACTTCGCGATGAAGTTTTGACGATGTTCTTGGGCGGTACAGATACCAGCGGCAACACAATGAGCTGGACTCTTTATAATCTTTTTGCCCATCAGGATATTTATCAAAAGGCCGTAGCCGAAGTCGATACGGCTTTGCAAGGTCGCTCACCTGGTTTTATGGATTTGCAAAATCTTAATTACATCAAACGTGTGATTGAGGAGACTTTACGCCTTTATCCTCAAAACTACATCATGTCTCGCGACAACCTTGAAGAAGACGTGATTGGCGGTTACACCATTCCAAAAGATTCTACGGTATTTTTAGGAGTATGGGTGGCGCACCGTCGAGGTGATTTCTGGGAAAATGCAATGACATTTAATCCCGATCGCTTTTTACCGGAGAACCTTAAAGGACGCCATCAACAAGTTTACATTCCGTTCGGTGGTGGTCCCCGTAAATGCATCGGTTTTCAGTTTGCATTTATGGAAATGACTTTTGCGATGAGTCGCATTGTACAAAGATATAAATTTGAGATCACGAATTTTTCGCAAATCAAACCAAAACCGACTTGGTCTTTATGGCCAGGCCCGACGATGGACATTAAAATCACACCGCGATGA